The Xyrauchen texanus isolate HMW12.3.18 chromosome 28, RBS_HiC_50CHRs, whole genome shotgun sequence genome has a segment encoding these proteins:
- the kcnk5b gene encoding potassium channel subfamily K member 5b, whose amino-acid sequence MADKGPILTSVIIFYLSIGAAIFQILEEPHWKSALDDYKNQTDNILNKYPCLSEKDLDEIIQVVAEAAGRGVAITGNKEFNNWKWENAIIFAATVITTIGYGNVAPKTGGGRVFCILYGLCGIPLCLTWISELGTFFGGRSKRLSQVLLHKGLTVKKVQFICTAIFLLWGFLVHLIIPSFVFMVYEKWTYLEGLYFSFTTMTTVGFGDYVTGVNPEENYPALYRFFVQLWIFLGLAWLSLFFSWNVHMVVEAHKVLKKRRLKRLKIPMDDVPISKEIKKAPKPPPLSGVIDIFQFMSEKVEDYSDVIRAIGAEEMRKKKKQEEELARSKSCSDLLHGLVIPLDHSPRLKRRFSVSANMCMVISGESTEGLNNNQEDQALQKEPHGDPKDPKLVENLERCAWDSCPSLSQGPVQSPTSTINNRDSRFSVSKISEDNILGKRKSIG is encoded by the exons atgGCAGATAAAGGACCTATCCTAACTTCAGTCATCATTTTCTACTTGTCCATCGGAGCCGCGATTTTTCAGATCCTCGAGGAGCCGCATTGGAAATCAGCTCTGGACGATTATAAAAACCAAACGGacaatatattaaacaaatatccCTGTTTAAGTGAGAAAGATTTGGACGAAATAATTCAG GTTGTGGCTGAGGCAGCTGGAAGAGGCGTGGCCATCACAGGAAATAAAGAATTCAACAACTGGAAATGGGAGAATGCTATTATTTTTGCAGCCACAGTTATCACTACCATAG GTTATGGTAATGTCGCTCCAAAGACAGGCGGCGGCCGTGTGTTCTGTATCCTGTATGGACTTTGTGGTATTCCGCTGTGCCTCACATGGATAAGTGAGCTGGGCACATTCTTTGGTGGGAGATCAAAGCGCCTGAGTCAGGTGCTTCTCCATAAAGGTCTGACTGTG AAAAAAGTTCAGTTCATCTGTACAGCTATATTCCTTTTATGGGGATTTCTGGTTCACCTCATCATCCCGTCCTTTGTGTTCATGGTCTATGAGAAATGGACTTACTTAGAAGGACTCTACTTCTCCTTTACCACCATGACAACTGTTGGTTTTGGAGACTATGTAACAG GTGTGAACCCAGAAGAAAACTACCCAGCACTCTACAGATTCTTTGTGCAGCTGTGGATTTTTCTGGGTCTGGCCTGGTTGTCTCTGTTCTTTAGCTGGAATGTGCATATGGTGGTCGAAGCCCATAAAGTCCTGAAGAAAAGGAGGTTGAAACGTCTCAAGATTCCCATGGATGATGTACCAatatcaaaagaaataaaaaaagcccCAAAGCCACCACCTCTATCTGGAGTCATTGACATCTTTCAGTTCATGTCTGAGAAGGTGGAGGACTACAGCGACGTCATCCGAGCCATTGGAGCGGAGGAGATGCGGAAGAAGAAGAAGCAAGAAGAGGAACTGGCACGGTCCAAAAGCTGCAGTGACCTTCTGCATGGCCTGGTGATTCCTCTCGATCATTCTCCTCGTCTGAAACGGAGATTCAGCGTCAGCGCCAACATGTGCATGGTCATATCTGGAGAGTCAACAGAAGGACTTAACAACAACCAAGAGGATCAGGCACTACAAAAGGAGCCCCACGGAGATCCTAAGGACCCCAAGCTTGTTGAGAACCTTGAACGCTGTGCATGGGACTCCTGTCCATCACTCTCTCAGGGTCCTGTCCAAAGCCCTACCAGTACCATCAACAATAGGGATTCAAGGTTTTCAGTGTCCAAAATATCAGAAGACAACATTTTAGGAAAGAGGAAAAGCATTGGTTGA